In the Polyangiaceae bacterium genome, one interval contains:
- a CDS encoding ComF family protein: MARLGSVTLLSAGSYAPPLSTAVQRLKYQGRPDVATPLARWLAGSPVVATALRGLSLVPVPLHSSRLAERGYNQSSLLAAQLGRALGLHVRANCLQRVRATPAQAKSSAAERAQNVVGAFAASGPAPTCVALVDDVVTTGATALACMAALERAGSKVSAIVTVCATTMRDC; the protein is encoded by the coding sequence GTGGCTCGCCTGGGCTCGGTGACGTTGCTCAGCGCGGGCAGCTACGCGCCGCCGCTCAGCACGGCGGTCCAACGCCTGAAATACCAAGGCCGCCCCGACGTCGCCACGCCCCTTGCGCGCTGGCTGGCGGGTAGTCCCGTCGTGGCGACGGCGCTGCGCGGTCTTTCACTAGTGCCCGTGCCGCTGCACTCGAGCCGCCTGGCCGAGCGCGGCTACAATCAATCCTCCCTGCTGGCCGCACAACTGGGACGAGCGCTCGGGCTGCACGTACGCGCGAACTGCCTGCAGCGGGTTCGGGCGACTCCGGCGCAAGCGAAATCCTCCGCGGCCGAACGCGCACAGAACGTGGTCGGCGCGTTCGCAGCCAGCGGACCAGCCCCAACGTGCGTCGCGCTCGTGGACGACGTGGTCACCACCGGAGCCACGGCCTTGGCCTGCATGGCGGCTCTAGAGCGTGCCGGAAGCAAGGTTTCGGCGATCGTGACCGTATGCGCCACGACAATGCGCGATTGCTGA